The Phoenix dactylifera cultivar Barhee BC4 chromosome 17, palm_55x_up_171113_PBpolish2nd_filt_p, whole genome shotgun sequence genome contains a region encoding:
- the LOC103718725 gene encoding remorin 4.1-like: MDYERIEKPSPPGGGFSPGKLRAILLGVEKKKKEDEMESKFSLKSAGTGAELDDTCGRVSDEFKDVDMVSSLPEFSTSLDTMGGHGYTDQSLSSSRIRSQEEDSFDLETVSSTFEFHKAERALHRSSLVPPFSKPAPSKWDDAQKWIASPNLNRPHKASGVQPKKMEKFGYGSRQSSMKVVLEITEDVDTKRIDPSQEKREFGRQKAANWVSDPYPVVDPCIKPAIAVENTVADPAISLSRHDSSTLPQNATTFITPPSTVRSVSMRDMGTEMTPIASQEPSRTETPVKASTPTRSPTSSRSTTPQRDAPNSNIVANIIGSSDSHGDNNKELSEKELQMKTRREIMILGTQLGKTNIAAWASKEEVKDRSMSLKPVPVDQSKIVAEMRATAWEEAEKAKYQARFKQEEIKIQAWENHQKAKTEAEIRKIEVEVERMRARAHDKLMNKLAAAKHKAEEKRAAAEATRGQQATRTSQQAEYIRRTGHIPSSFSCWNWCS, translated from the exons ATGGATTACGAACGAATCGagaagccttctcctcca GGCGGTGGGTTTTCTCCTGGTAAGCTTCGAGCTATTCTGTTGGgagtggagaagaagaagaaagaagatgagATGGAGTCCAAGTTCTCGCTGAAATCTGCAGGAACTGGCGCTGAGCTTGATGACACAT GTGGTCGTGTTTCCGATGAGTTCAAGGATGTAGACATGGTGAGCTCCCTCCCTGAATTCTCAACGTCTTTGGATACAATGGGTGGTCACGGATATACAGATCAAAGCCTATCGAGTTCGAGAATTAGATCTCAAGAGGAAGATTCTTTTGATTTGGAGACCGTGTCGTCCACCTTCGAATTCCACAAGGCTGAGCGTGCCTTGCACCGGTCGTCTCTCGTGCCGCCCTTCTCGAAGCCGGCGCCTTCGAAATGGGATGATGCACAGAAATGGATTGCGAGCCCCAACTTGAACCGGCCTCATAAAGCTAGTGGAGTGCAGCCGAAGAAGATGGAGAAGTTTGGTTATGGCAGCAGACAGTCTTCGATGAAGGTTGTTCTGGAGATTACGGAGGACGTAGACACTAAGAGGATCGATCCGAGCCAGGAAAAGAGGGAATTTGGTAGACAGAAGGCTGCGAATTGGGTGTCCGACCCATATCCGGTGGTGGATCCCTGTATTAAGCCTGCAATTGCTGTTGAGAACACAGTTGCAGATCCAGCAA TTTCTCTTAGTCGTCATGATTCATCTACATTACCTCAGAATGCTACCACCTTTATTACTCCCCCGTCAACAGTCAGGTCTGTGTCTATGAGAGATATGGGCACAGAAATGACTCCCATTGCTAGCCAAGAGCCCTCTCGGACAGAAACTCCTGTGAAAGCCTCAACACCAACACGGAGCCCTACTTCTTCTCGATCAACAACTCCACAGAGAGATGCACCAAATTCAAACATTGTTGCGAACATTATTGGTTCATCTGACAGCCACGGGGATAATAACAAGGAGTTGAGTGAAAAAGAATTGCAAATGAAAACTAGAAGAGAGATAATGATTCTCGGCACACAACTAGGTAAGACGAACATTGCTGCATGGGCAAGCAAAGAAGAAGTAAAGGATAGATCCATGTCTCTCAAGCCTGTGCCAGTTGACCAATCAAAAATTGTTGCTGAGATGCGTGCAACAGCCTGGGAGGAGGCAGAAAAGGCTAAGTATCAGGCCAG GTTTAAACAGGAAGAAATCAAAATCCAAGCATGGGAAAATCATCAGAAAGCAAAAACTGAAGCTGAAATTAGGAAAATTGAG GTTGAGGTGGAGAGGATGAGAGCGCGTGCACATGATAAGCTTATGAACAAGCTAGCAGCTGCAAAGCATAAAGCTGAGGAAAAGAGGGCAGCAGCAGAGGCCACAAGAGGCCAACAAGCTACAAGGACATCTCAACAAGCAGAGTACATAAGAAGAACTGGCCATATTCCTTCCTCATTTTCTTGCTGGAATTGGTGCTCTTAA
- the LOC103717500 gene encoding auxin response factor 12-like: MKLSTAGLGQQAQEGGEKRCLNSELWHACAGPLVCLPTVGTRVVYFPQGHSEQVAASTNKEVEGQIPNYPNLPPQLICQLHDVTMHADVETDEVYAQMTLQPLNPQELNDAYLPAEMGIISKQPTNYFCKILTASDTSTHGGFSVPRRSAEKVFPPLDFSQQPPAQELIARDLHDVEWKFRHIFRGQPKRHLLTTGWSVFVSAKRLVAGDSVLFIWNEKNQLLLGIRRASRPQTVMPSSVLSSDSMHIGLLAAAAHAAATNSRFTIFYNPRASPSEFVIPLSKYVKAVFHTRISVGMRFRMLFETEESSVRRNMGTITEISDLDPVRWPNSHWRSVKVGWDESTAGERSPRVSLWEIEPLTTFPMYPSLFPLRLKRPWYPGVPSFHDEGNALMWLRGGAGDRGLPSLNFQSPGVGPWVQQRMESTLLGHDHDRYPAMAAPALPDTRGSDYLKQQFLHLQQPYQLPQQFCSTSPLLQQQIIQQACEQQIIGPQSQNISGNLTHNVLHQQLQQSINNQKQVQHAQTYPESYQIPGTHVQQQQAPLPSQLCEKLEFSDSSVNFSTVMTSSSVQGMLGTAYPEGSSNVLDFARLGQSMMSEQNQQTWEPKFTMSQSTTFGNAVLLPSFPGKDGSVGTENGSTDMQNHTLFGVNIDSSSLLSHAVPSIRANSIDDSISTMPYASSSLQNSIYGSLEESPGVLQNAGESDPTTKTFVKVYKSGSVGRSLDITRFNNYGELREELGLMFGIKGQLEDPLRSGWQLVFVDRENDVLLLGDDPWESFVNNVWYIKILSPEDVQKMGKRAIEPC; encoded by the exons ATGAAGCTCTCCACCGCCGGCCTGGGGCAGCAGGCGCAAGAAG GAGGAGAGAAGAGATGCTTGAACTCGGAGCTCTGGCATGCCTGCGCCGGCCCGCTTGTTTGCCTACCGACGGTCGGCACTCGAGTTGTCTACTTCCCACAGGGTCACAGCGAGCAG GTCGCTGCGTCGACAAACAAGGAGGTCGAGGGCCAAATCCCTAATTATCCAAACTTGCCTCCACAACTGATTTGCCAACTTCATGATGTTACAATGCAT GCAGATGTCGAAACAGATGAGGTCTATGCTCAGATGACCTTGCAGCCTTTAAACCCG CAAGAACTGAATGATGCTTACCTTCCTGCTGAGATGGGTATTATAAGCAAGCAGCCAACAAACTATTTCTGCAAGATTTTGACTGCAAGCGATACCAGTACTCATGGAGGGTTTTCTGTTCCTCGTCGATCAGCTGAGAAAGTTTTTCCTCCTCTG GATTTTTCACAGCAGCCACCGGCTCAGGAGCTTATCGCTAGGGATCTGCATGATGTTGAATGGAAGTTCAGGCATATTTTCCGAG GCCAACCCAAAAGGCATCTTCTTACTACGGGCTGGAGTGTGTTTGTCAGTGCCAAGAGACTTGTTGCTGGAGACTCAGTTCTTTTTATATG GAATGAAAAGAATCAGCTTTTGTTGGGTATCAGACGAGCTAGTCGACCACAAACTGTAATGCCTTCATCTGTTCTCTCAAGTGATAGCATGCATATAGGACTGCTCGCCGCAGCAGCTCATGCTGCTGCTACGAATAGTCGGTTCACCATCTTTTATAACCCAAG GGCAAGTCCATCTGAGTTTGTGATACCACTTTCAAAATATGTTAAGGCTGTGTTTCACACTCGTATATCGGTTGGGATGCGTTTTCGTATGCTGTTTGAGACTGAGGAGTCGAGCGTCCGTAG GAACATGGGAACAATAACAGAAATAAGTGATTTGGATCCTGTACGTTGGCCAAATTCTCACTGGAGATCAGTCAAG GTTGGTTGGGATGAATCGACGGCAGGTGAGAGATCACCTAGAGTTTCATTATGGGAAATTGAACCTTTAACAACCTTTCCCATGTATCCATCTCTGTTTCCGCTCAGGCTTAAACGCCCTTGGTATCCTGGAGTTCCCTCTTTTCATG ATGAGGGCAATGCTTTGATGTGGTTGAGAGGAGGTGCTGGTGATCGAGGCCTTCCATCTTTAAACTTTCAGTCACCTGGTGTGGGCCCATGGGTTCAACAGAGAATGGAATCTACACTGCTGGGACATGATCATGATCGGTATCCAGCAATGGCTGCTCCAGCTTTGCCAGATACAAGAGGTAGCGATTATCTAAAGCAACAATTTCTACACCTCCAGCAACCTTATCAATTACCTCAGCAGTTCTGCAGTACCAGCCCATTATTGCAGCAGCAAATTATCCAGCAAGCATGTGAACAACAGATAATCGGTCCTCAGTCACAAAATATTTCAGGTAACCTGACACATAATGTTCTACATCAGCAACTGCAGCAATCGATCAATAACCAGAAGCAGGTTCAACATGCACAAACATACCCAGAGTCATATCAGATACCTGGAACTCATGTGCAACAACAGCAGGCACCTCTGCCATCTCAGTTGTGCGAAAAATTAGAATTTTCTGATTCAAGTGTGAACTTCTCAACAGTCATGACATCTAGCTCTGTCCAGGGTATGCTAGGCACTGCTTACCCAGAAGGAAGTTCAAATGTTTTGGACTTTGCAAGACTTGGTCAATCAATGATGAGTGAGCAGAATCAGCAAACATGGGAACCAAAATTTACGATGTCGCAGTCCACTACTTTTGGCAACGCAGTTTTGCTTCCATCATTCCCTGGGAAGGATGGTTCTGTGGGAACTGAAAATGGTTCTACAGATATGCAGAATCACACCCTGTTTGGTGTTAATATAgattcttcctccctcctttctCATGCAGTGCCTAGTATACGTGCAAACTCTATTGATGATAGTATATCTACAATGCCATATGCTTCCTCAAGCCTTCAAAATTCTATTTATGGTAGCCTGGAAGAGTCACCTGGTGTGCTGCAAAATGCAGGAGAGTCTGATCCAACGACCAAAACATTTGTGAAG GTATACAAGTCAGGATCAGTAGGGAGATCACTGGACATCACCCGGTTCAACAACTATGGTGAACTACGCGAAGAGCTGGGTCTGATGTTTGGTATTAAGGGTCAATTGGAAGACCCTCTGAGATCAGGCTGGCAGCTTGTATTTGTCGACAGGGAGAACGATGTGCTTCTCCTTGGAGACGACCCATGGGA GTCATTTGTTAATAATGTCTGGTATATCAAGATACTTTCACCTGAGGATGTGCAGAAAATGGGAAAGCGGGCAATTGAGCCCTGTTAA